The nucleotide sequence AGTCGAAGTCAAAAAACTGAAAAATTCAAATCGTATTGGTGCGTTTGTGGATCAGGCTGAATCAGCTCTGTACACGGACGATGATTCAGCCATCAGCCGCCTGAATGCGATCCTGAAAAAAGGCCTTGAGATTTCCAACGTTGATCCGCAAATCGCGGCGAAACTGGAAAATCTGGAACAGGCCAAGACGTTGATTGATGAAAGCATCTATGACCTGCGCCAGTACGCGAACAAGATCGATGCCGACCCACAACGTCTGGAAGAAGCTGAAAGCCGCCTGAGCGACTTGCGCAAGCTGCAGAAAAAATACGGCGCGACTGTGGATGACATCCTGAAAGCCCTGATGGAGATGGAAATTGAAATCTCCAACCTGCAAAATTCTGAAAGCCGCGTGGAAACTTTGAAAAAAGAGGCCAGCATTATTTTGAAAGAGCTTGAAGCCCTGGGTGCGGATTTGCACAAACGCCGTCAAAAAGGAGCCGAGCTTTTGGCTGACAGCGTGAACGCGGAACTGCTGGATCTGAACATGAAAGGTGTGACCTTCCATGTGATGACCGAAAAACTGCAGGAACTGGCTTCCACAGGACTGAGCGACGTGGAATTCCTAAGTCAGACCTCCAGCAAAGATGCAAAACGCCCCCTGGCGAAATTTGCCTCTGGCGGAGAGCTGAGCCGTATTCTTTTGTCACTGAAGCGTGTCGTGGGTTCCAGCAATCAGCCGCGCACTTATCTGTTTGATGAGGTGGATACGGGTGTATCTGGCGAAACGGCAGAAAAAGTCGGCCGTAAATTGCGCACGATTGCCAAAGGACAACAGGTTGTCTGTGTGACTCACCTTCCGCAAGTGGCAGCATTCGGAGATATTCACTTCTTTATCCAGAAGTCTCCGCAGAAAGAATCGGTCTCGATGCTTGTGTCAGAACTCAAACAAAAAGACCGTGTTCAGGAAATCGCCCGCCTTATCAGCGGTGAAAAGATCTCGAAAACATCCCTGGCCCATGCCGAGCAACTCTTGGCAGAAGCCAAACAAAACTAAGTCCTTTAAAAGGCTGCCTCCGGGCAGCCTTTCTAATTTGTAAGTTCCCCACCACAAATCCCATCCCCTACCATTAAGGCCTACACTCATATTTTTAAGGAGACGGGCTATGATTCTTGTTATGGGGGCAACCGGACATATCGGTTCAAAAATCACCACTCACCTTCTCGCCAACGGCCAACAAGTGCGCTGCGTGGCCCGCAAGTTCCCTAACAAAGAAGCCTTCCGCGGTGCCGAGCTGGCACAAGGTGATGCCAATGACGTGAGCTTCCTGATGGACTGCATGCGCGGCTGTTCTGCAGTGTTTACGATGATTCCACCGGACATGAGCGCCAAAGAAGTGCGCTTTTACCAGAACAAATTCGGCGAAGTGATCGCCGAAGCGATCGAAGAGGCCGGCGTTAAAAAGGTTGTGAACCTTTCCAGTGTGGGTGCTGACCTTGAAAGCGGTACGGGCCCGATCCTGGGTCTGCACGACCAGGAAGAAAGACTGAACTCCATCACCCGCGCGGACATCGTGCACCTGCGCCCGACCTATTTCATGGAAAACCTGCTGACCGGAATTCCCAGCATCCTTTCAATGAACCGCTTCTTCGGGACCATGTCCGGTGAAGTGCCCGTCCCAATGATTGCCACCCGGGATATTGCCGCTCGTGCGGCGTTCCTGCTGATGCATCCGGAATTTAAATCCTACAATGTCGAGTATCTGCTGGGCGAACGGGATGTGACTTTCGATGAAGCCCTGCGCATCCTTGGCCAAGCTATCAAAAAGCCCGAGCTGGAATACGTCGAGGTACCTGAACAGGAAATGAGAAACTACCTGATCGGCGCGGGCCTGACCGAAGACTGGTCGGATGCCATGCTGGAAATGAGCCGCTCCTTTAACAACGGCTCGATCGCCGGCACCTTCAGCCGTGATAAAAAAAACACAACCGCGACGTCTTTGGAGGAATTCGCCAGAACAACATTCCTGGATGCTTACACACGTGCCCAGCGCGCTGACGCAGACAGAAAATCCCGTCCATCCTCGGAGCGTGAGGCCAGACCGTAAGGTCTTGTGCTTCCCAATTCCCGGAAGATGGTGATAGCCTTTTCGAATGAGAAAAAGTGTATTGGCTATCGCACTTCTGGGAGTTTCCTGCATGCACAAAAATTATCTAGATTATCCGAAACCTGAAAAGATCAAAACTGAGCTGTCCAAACACGGGGACATCCGTATGGACGACTATTTCTGGCTGCGTGAGCGCGAGAATCCTAAAGTCGTCGAC is from Bdellovibrio bacteriovorus str. Tiberius and encodes:
- the recN gene encoding DNA repair protein RecN; its protein translation is MLLELKVSNFAIIENLHVSFKEGLNIMSGETGAGKSVLLKSLSLLMGGKGSSDTIRTGATQATIEGSFDISSRPDIQKMLHDMGIEAEEQTLIVRRVLSAGDKSKVYLNGGLSTLNSLKDIVAPMVELAGHSAPLIEMTGQHENRNLMSKHYHLDLLDQYAGTWDKRLLFTEKFNRYHAIFAEIKKLESDAKQKAQRLDFLTYQRDEIANLDLSPGEDHELEVEVKKLKNSNRIGAFVDQAESALYTDDDSAISRLNAILKKGLEISNVDPQIAAKLENLEQAKTLIDESIYDLRQYANKIDADPQRLEEAESRLSDLRKLQKKYGATVDDILKALMEMEIEISNLQNSESRVETLKKEASIILKELEALGADLHKRRQKGAELLADSVNAELLDLNMKGVTFHVMTEKLQELASTGLSDVEFLSQTSSKDAKRPLAKFASGGELSRILLSLKRVVGSSNQPRTYLFDEVDTGVSGETAEKVGRKLRTIAKGQQVVCVTHLPQVAAFGDIHFFIQKSPQKESVSMLVSELKQKDRVQEIARLISGEKISKTSLAHAEQLLAEAKQN
- a CDS encoding NmrA family NAD(P)-binding protein, which encodes MILVMGATGHIGSKITTHLLANGQQVRCVARKFPNKEAFRGAELAQGDANDVSFLMDCMRGCSAVFTMIPPDMSAKEVRFYQNKFGEVIAEAIEEAGVKKVVNLSSVGADLESGTGPILGLHDQEERLNSITRADIVHLRPTYFMENLLTGIPSILSMNRFFGTMSGEVPVPMIATRDIAARAAFLLMHPEFKSYNVEYLLGERDVTFDEALRILGQAIKKPELEYVEVPEQEMRNYLIGAGLTEDWSDAMLEMSRSFNNGSIAGTFSRDKKNTTATSLEEFARTTFLDAYTRAQRADADRKSRPSSEREARP